From the genome of Leptotrichia sp. HSP-342:
ATTTAATGCAGCTAAGGCAATAAAAGAGCTGGAAGGGCAAGTTGAAGCAAAAATTGCAGATGCCCCATTAGTTGAAGGAATAATTTCAGCAGTTGCAGCTAACTTTGATGGAATTAGCTTAGCTGACTTAAAAACAATTGCTGAGGATAGCAGAAAATTCACAAAATTAAAAAAAGAAATTTAAAAAAATTCAAGAAAGAGAGAAGCAATAACAAATAATGGAAAACTTAGTAAATATAGGAACAATTGTCGGAACACATCATTTGCGTGGCAGCGTTAAAATTACCTCAATTTTTGAAAATATTGAACTTATCGAAAATGAGCGTGTTCTTCTTGAAAAAAACGACAAAAAGAAATTACTTGTCGTAAAAAACGTAAAAAGGCTAAATGACAAAAAAGCAATTTTAGACTTTGAAGGAATTGAAAACATTGATGCCGCAAAAGAGCTGAATGGCTATAAGGTCAAAATACGCCGTGATTTGCTCCCTGAAAGAAATGAAGATGATTTTTATGTAAAAGATTTATTTGGAATAGAAGTATTTTCTGAAAATGAAAAAATTGGAGAAATTATTGATGTAATGGAAACTGCAGCACACAACATCTTAATTATAGAAGATATTAATACAAAAAAAGAAATTATGGTTCCATTAATTGATGAATTTGTAACAAAAATAGACTTTCCAAATAACAGAATCGAAGTAAGCCTGATTGACGGAATGAGAGAATAGATATAATTTGAAAATAAACAAGAGGTAAAATTAATGAAATTTAACGTACTCACACTATTTCCTGAATTATTTGAACAATATTTATCCCAAACGATACTAAAAAGAGCAACAGAAAAAGATATCATCGATTTTAATATTGTCAACATAAGGGATTATGCTAGAAATAAACACAGCCAGATGGACGACATCCCTTTTGGCGGCGGTGCTGGAATGGTTTTAAAGCCAGAAGCCTACTGGAACTTCTTTTACGAAAACTACGAGTTTTACAACAACGAAAATAATGAAAATTCAAAAAAACCTTATGTAATCTTTTTATCTCCACAAGGAAAACAGCTGACTCATAAAAAAGTTACTGAACTTTCAGAAAAAGATGCAATTGTACTTATTTCAGGACGTTATGAAGGTCTTGACCAAAGAGTAATTGATAAATTTGTGGATGAAGAAATTTCCATTGGAGATTATGTCCTAAGCAGCGGTGACTTGCCTTCCCTTGTAATCATGGACTCTGTTATTCGTATAAAGGAAGGTGTAATAAAAAAAGAATCTTTTGAAACGGACTCATTTTACAACGGACTGCTTGGATTTCCCCAATACACAAGACCTGTAGAAATTGATGGCTATACTGTTCCAGAAGTATTGCGAAGCGGCAATCACGCTAAAATTGATGAATATAGGCAGTTTCACTCAATTGAGAAAACTATGAAGAATAGAATGGATTTGTTTGAAAAAAAGTTAGAAAATATTGATGAAGATTTGGAATTTAAGAAGGTTTATAAGAAATACTTAAAAAAGAAAGACATGTAGTTAGGAGAGTGTATCGGGATGATTTATGAATTGAACGGGATAAAACCTAAAATATTGGGAGAAGTGTTTATTGCTGAAAGTGCTGAGGTTATGGGAAATGTAGAACTAAATGACGGGGCAAATATATGGTTCGGTGCGGTACTAAGAGGAGATGTGGAGAAAATAATTATAGGGAAAAATAGCAATGTTCAGGATAATTCGACATTACATACTGATTTTAGACTTCCTTGTATCGTGGGAGAAAATGTTACTGTAGGTCATAATGTGATACTTCATAGCTGTGAAATAGGAGATAATGTGATAGTAGGAATGGGCAGCACAGTTCTAAATGGGACAAAAATCGCTCCTAACTGTCTTATAGGTGCAGGTTCTTTAGTTACTCATAAAATTCCTTATGAGAAAGGCGTTCTCATTTTAGGAAGTCCTGCTAAAATAGTGAGAAAATTGACTGATGAAGAAATGGAGCATATTCAAAAAAATGCTGACCATTATGTAAAAAATGGAAAATTGTTTACTAAAACTTTGAAAAAGGAGAATGTTTAAAAAATCGTAAAGTATTATTATTTAAAGACAGCCTAAAGGTTGTCTTTTTTTTATTTTACTATTAATATTCTTATATTTCCTTAGAAATAAAAAATTTGAAAAATTACTTTATTCATAACAACGAAGTTGGGAGTATAAAATGAAAAATAAAATAAAATACTAATAATTTAAAAATAAACTATTTACTACTATTTCTATTTAATTAGTAAATGTTAATAAATTTCGAATTACATACTATGTTATATAACTTAAAATATAGTGAAATAGGAGCTTCTGCATATACAGAAACTCTCTTTCTCATACAATATTAAATTTAAATCTATAAATTACCTATTCAGTTTTATTAAAAAACTTAAACAAATACTTTCCACCTAACCCAATAACAGCACCTATTACTGCAGTTGTCAATAATCCTGGAATCCATCCGTACATATCAATAACTTTGCTTCCAAGTATGGAAGAAATTACAGAGGTTACTATAATTAATAAATTTTGATATTTTTTACTGCTCACAATTTTTACCTCCACCAACGATATTTTAATTTATTTTATCCTTCTGCATGTATATTACTCTAATTTAAATATTTTGTCAAATTACTTATTAATTAAAATAAAAAAGAGCAATCTCATATTGAACTGCTCTCTAATTTTTACTTTATATTTTAAGATTTTAATTTACGGCTACTCTTTGTAGAACTTCGATTACATTTAAGTTTTTATCAAGTATAACTACTGTATTGTGTTTTTTATCAAATCCGAAATACAATCTTGCGTGTTTTTTCCCATCCAAGGCTACATAATTATTTACATAATATACACCTTTTTTCCCTGCTGAATAAATTTTATATGATCCGTATACTGTACTGTCATCATCAATATCGTCATAGATTTTTTCTTGTATTTCTCCACCTGTTTTTTTACCAATTTCATAGCCTTGGACTAATTCATCTATTTTCCCTTTATTATCCTCCGTTATAAAAAATGAATATCTTTCAGGATATTTATTGTTATCAAAACTTCCATCCATCCAGTAATAACCGTTAGGAGTTGCTCCTTCCAACACCTCCTTCAATGAAATTTCCAATGTTTTATTTGAAGGTGTAAATTTTTCTGCAAATACAGACATTCCTATTGCCAACATTGATACTAGAATTAATTTTTTCATAACTTTCCACTCTCCTGCTCTAATTTTGATTTACAAATTGATTCTATCATACGAACCTTAAAATAAAATGAAAAAAATACTTTAAAAAATAAAATTTAAGATACACCCAAACCTATTTAAAATGAAACTGCTAAAATTATATAAATTGAGAAGTTGAGTTAAGTAGTCATAGCTTTTGAATTCGCTTTTAAAGAAGTTTTACTATAATATAATTCAGAATATATTAATAGCGGAATATGTTTATAAACAGAATTTTGTTCTAGTATTTATTTAACAAATATACTGTTAAGTTTATACTAAACTAAAAAACATACTAGATTTAAATAAAAAAGAAATTAAAGGGTGAATGTAATCTCAAAGACACAAAATTATAGATTTCGGGCATTTAACAAAAATTCTTAAGACATATTCAATGCAATTTTTATAATATTTTTTCATTAATATCCTATCCTTACTAATATTTTAATACATAATTGTCATGATTTTTTAAATTTGTTACAATATATTATTACATTATTTTACAACAGACAAAAAAAATAATTTAAATAACAGGATAAACAAATTGATTTCAGAATATTTCAGTGTTATACTTGAATTATCTGATTATTGCAAAAAATAAATTTGAAATACTATTTAGAGGTGATTATTTATGAAATTAGGTTATGAAATTTTAAACAATCCATTCCTTAACAAAGGTACAGCTTTTACAAAAAAAGAAAGAGAAGAATATGGATTATTAGGACTTTTACCACCGTATATTCAAACTATAGATGAACAGGCAAAACAGGCTTATGGACAATTTCTGAAAAAAGACAAGTTAATTGAAAAAAGACATTTCTTAATGGAAATTTTTAATACAAACAGAACATTATTTTATTATTTATTTAGCAAACACGTAGTTGAATTTATGCCAATTGTTTATGATCCTGTAATTGCAGAAAGTATAGAAAATTATAGTGAATTATTTGTAAATCCTCAGAATGCGGCTTATTTGTCAGTAAAAGAGCCCGAAAACATAGAAACTATTTTAAGAAATGCTGCTGACAACAGAAAAATCCGTTTAATTGTCGTTACTGATGCAGAAGGAATCCTTGGAATTGGTGACTGGGGAACTAACGGAGTTGACATTTCAGTTGGAAAACTGATGGTTTACACTGCCGCCGCTGGAATTGATCCCGCTACTGTCCTGCCAGTTGTAATTGATGCTGGAACAAATAGAAAAGAACTGCTGGAAAACGACTTGTATCTAGGAAATAGATTTGAGAGAGTTCGAGGAGATGAATATTATAACTTTATAGACAAATTTGTAAAAACAGCTGAAAAACTTTTCCCAAATTTATATCTTCATTGGGAAGACTTTGGAAGATTAAATGCGGCAAATATTTTAAATAAATATGAAAATGAAATCACAACTTTTAACGACGATATACAGGGAACTGGAATTATCACTTTAGCTGGAATCTTAGGCGCATTAAAAATTTCAGGCGAAAAGCTTACTGAGCAAGTTTATATGTGTTTTGGTGCAGGAACTGCTGGAGCTGGAATTGCTAGACGTATTTTTAATGAAATGGTTGCACAGGGTCTTTCTGAAGAAGAAGCAAAAAAGCGGTTTTATCTAGTTGACAAACAAGGCTTATTATTTGAAGACACAGAAGGACTAACTCCAGAACAAACTCCTTTTGCAAGAAAACGAAGTGAATTTACAAATGCAAATGAATTAACTACTTTGGAAGCCGCTGTAAAAGCTGTAAAACCAACTATACTTGTCGGAACTTCCACAGTGCCAAAGACTTTCACAAAGGAAATCGTTCAGGAAATGGCAAAACACACTGCAAGACCAATAATTTTTCCACTTAGCAACCCAACAAGGCTAGCAGAAGCCAGTGCAAAAGATCTTATCGAATGGACAGACGGAAAAGCTCTCGTTGCAACAGGAATACCATCAGACCCAATAGAGCTTAACGGAATCACCTATGAAATTGGACAAGCAAACAATGCTCTAATCTATCCTGGGTTAGGACTTGGAATTATCGCAACAAAATCAAAGATTGTAAACGACAAAATAATCTCAGCAGCCGCACATTCACTAGGCGGAATCATCGACACAACAAAACCTGGAGCTGCTGTACTTCCTCCAGTATCAAAACTGACAGAATTTTCTGAAACTGTGGCACTGTCAGTTGGACAAAGCGTACTAGATCAAAAATTAAATACAGAACCCATAAGCGATTTAAAAGAAGCAATAAAAAATGCAAAATGGATTCCTGAATACAAGGATTTTTAATTAATTTTTCCAATTTTTAAGAGTAAAATAAATTCTAAAAACTTAGATACTTACTGCTTATTTGATAAATGAAAAATACATGGATAGAGTAGATAGGGTTGTAACGAGTTAAAAAATACAGTAAAAGATATTTATTGTTATTAACTACTAAAACAGTAGATTTAAACTTATTATAAACTTTTTTTGCAAAGGCTTACTCCCCTTTCTACTAAATAAAGAAATAATATATTTTTATTTTTTTAATAAGTTTAATTTAATTTTTTTCAAAAAAATACTGTATAGTCCTTTAGGTATTATTCATTAAGTTATAGATAACAAAAGATATAAACTAAATTTCAATTGACTTCTTTTACTAAAAAATATGTGTACTTGAACTCATTCAAAATTGAAATACTAAAAATCATATAAATATAAGGGTTGAGTTAGTAGTCATTGCTTTTGAGTTCGCTTTTAAAGAAGTTTTCTTATAAATTATTAGAAAAATATTCATTAATAAGTATTTATTTTATAAAATTCAAATAAAAAATACTATCCTATTTCTAAGACAGTATTTTAAAAATATATTATACAATTTTATTACTATGCTTCTGCTCTTTCAGGATAAATACTTACTCTTTTTTTACCATTTCCAAATTTTTCAAATTTTACATATCCATCAGTTAATGCGAATAAAGTGTAATCTTTTCCTAATTTAGCGTTAGTTCCTGCGTGAAATTTACTTCCTCTTTGTCTTACAATAATATTTCCAGCTTTTACAGCTTCTCCATCATATTTTTTTACTCCTAAATATTTAGGGTTAGAATCTCTACCATTTCTAGTTGATCCTTGCCCTTTTTTTGAGGCAAATAACTGTAAGTTTAATTTTAATAACATTTTCCAACCTCCTTGATTTCTTTTTCATATTTTATTTCTTGGATTCTTTTCAAATCTTAACTTCTGAACTTAAAATTTATATTTTTATTTCTTTAAGTTTCACAAAATTACTATAACTTTTTGCAACTTCCTTCAAATACAAATACATTGATTCAACCAAAATATCTGCATTTTTTAGTTCATCATCAGTCAATCCAGAATTTTTTAAATCACAGGAAATATACCCATCTTTTTCTGTAAACTTCAATTTTTTCTTAAGTTTCAAAGTTTCAATAAGTCCATTTACTGTCATTTGTCCTACTGATGAAACAGCTGCACAAATTACATCTTCTCCATATTCTGAAAAATTTGCATGTCCTTTTATTTCAAAATATGTTATTTTATTTTTTTGTCTTTGAATTTCTATTCTTATCATTCAAACCACAACAACTTTCACAATCTAAATTATATTAAAAAATACAATTAAGCATTGATTGATTTAATTTCAATTGCTGTAAAAGATTGTCTATGCCCTTTTTTTCTGTAGTAAGTTTTTTTGTTATATTTAAAGTTAATTTTTTTATCAGCTTTTCCATGAGATTTAACTGTAGCTACAACTTTAGCTCCTTCTACAACTGGAGTTCCAACTGTTACGTTATCTCCTTCTCCAACTAATAGAACTTCATTAATTTCGATGTCTGAATCAACATCAGCTGCTAATTTTTCAACTTTTAATACAGTTCCAACTTCTACTTTGTACTGTTTTCCACCTGTTTTAATTACTGCAAACATTTATGTTCACCTCCAAATAATTTATCGCTATCATTGGTATTAGCCACCAATTTTATGCGTATATCTTAATTAGTTTACTATATTTTCACTAATTTGTCAAATTATTTTTATAAATGGCGGAAGTAGAGGGACTCGAACCCACAAGACGTTTAACCGCCCACAGCTTTCCAAGCTGCTGCCATACCATTAGGCGATACTTCCACTTTTACAAAATAACTACGAATATTATACTAAACTTTCCTATAAAAGTCAACGAATTTATTGTATCTCGTATATCTCTTTGTGTGTAGATACTACTATTTTCTTGTAGATTCATTATTACCCAGTATTATTTATTTTGATTTTTTCTGTAAATATTAAATCCAGTTGCCTGATTTGTTGCCATTATTGTAATATCTGAAATTTGTACGTGTTTTGGCTGGTTTGCAATATAAACTATTATATTTGCAATATCTTCTGGCTTCAATGCCTCAATTCCTTCATAAACCTTTTTAGCCTGCTCTGTATTCCCATGGAATCTTACATTACTAAAATTAGTTTCCACAATTCCAGGCTGAACAGTAGTTACTTTAATATTTTTATCAATGGTATCAATTCTAATTCCATCACTTAAAACCTTTACAGCCGATTTAGTCGCACAATAGACGGCAGCTCCTGCATAAGCATAAATTCCAGCAGTTGAGCCAATGTTTATAATATGCCCCTCATTATTTGCAACCATGCTTGGTAAAATTTGTCTTGTAACATACAATAATCCTTTTATATTAGTGTCTATCATTCGTTCAATATCCACAATATCATATTCCTGAAATTTATCAAGTCCCAAGGCAAGTCCTGCATTATTTATAAGGATATCCACCTTTTTCACATCATCTAGTATTTTTTTGGTAAATTTAACAACATCATTATATTTCGTAACATCAAGAACAAAAATATACGCATTAGTACCATATTTTCTATCAATATCAGCCTTTATTTCTTTTAATTTTTCTATATTTCTAGCACACAAAATCACATTATCCCCATTTTTCGCAAAGGCATAAGCTGTTTCCTTCCCAATTCCACTTGTAGCTCCAGTAATAAAAATATTTCTATTCATAAAAACTCACTCCCTATATTTGAATTTATCATTATTTATTTTAAAAATGATTTTTTTAATTTATTTAAAATCAAATATACTTTACTCCTATGTTCTATTTCAACAGCTAAAACTATTAATTTATCATCTTGTATTTCAACTATTATCCTGTAATTTTTTAATGGTTTGTACTTCCAATATCCTTTTAAATTATGGCTCAAAGCCTCCCCTTTGATTCTTGGATTTTCAGAATTGTCTATTTTTTTCAGAAAATCATAAATTTTTTTACTTGTATTTTTATCCATTTTTTGTAATTTTTTTGCTGCATATTTAGATAACAATACTCTATATTTCACTTAAAATCCCATTTTCTTTCCAAAATCTTCAAGAGGTATCATTGGCGATTTTTTAGCTTTTTCAGATAACTTCACTATTCTTTTTATTTCTGATTTGGAAATTTGTTCATTTTCTTCTATTTTATCTAATTCTTTTGATATTAAGTCATTGATAAAGTTGTTATCATATTCTAAAACTTCCTTTAACTGTTTTTGTTTTCTTTCATTTAATTCAACATCTATAATCATCGTACTTTCCTCCTAAAATAGATTTTGTAATTTTTTTAGAATTCAAATAATTTTTAAATTTATTTAAAAATATCCACATTTTTATTATACCACAAAATTTTAATTTAAGTGTTATTTTATGTCCAATTTATTTTTCTGATGAAATTTTTGTCTCAACTTCAGTTTAAAAATCCCTATCCCTTTTTCAATGCTCATTTCCTGTGAAAAATTATACACAAACATATTCGTAAATTTCAAATCCATTTTTTTATTTGAACCTAAATCAACAAACATTTCCAAATTTCTGTAATCACTTTTTTCGAGATAGGACTCAGCCCATTCCACTAAATCTATTATATTCTTTTTATTTCTTTCATACAAATCATCATTCATACTCTCATTTTCTAAATTATTTCCTGTATTTTCCAAGTTTGAAATAATTTTCCCAATTATTTCCATTTCTACTGTGCTTCTGCTGTTTGCAAGATTTGTATCTTCTGCAAGTCCAATTTTATATTTCACTTCCATAATCTCGTCTTCACTTACATTTATTTCCTTTTTATTTTCCTCATCTGTAATTTTCAATCTATATTTCATTTTTTCTCCCCCTTTATTTTGTTAAAAAACCGCTATTTCATCAATTTTTACTGTTTCATCAACATTTACTACTCCAAAATGATTTTTCCAAAATACTTTTAATTCCATTCCAAACTCTAGAAACAGTAATTCCAAAGTTTTTATCTTTGCAACATTTTCTTTATTTTTTGGTTTATTTATATAAACTATTATTTTATTTTTTTCTGATTTTTGTCTATAAATAAGTGAATCCAGAAAAAAATACTTAATTCCCAATTTAAAGTTTTTCATACAGTTGACACCATTAATTTTTTCGTTATAAATCAAAAGTACTACATATCCCTGTTCTTCCCTATTCAAAATCGAAAAATACCGTTTTAAGTTTATTCCTAAAGTTCCCTTTTTTATATCCTCCGAAATTTTTTCACAAATAACATCAATCACTGTCGTTCCACTTGTAAAATCAAGTTCCTGTAAATAATTTATCGCATTATTTTCAATATTTTTCTTAAATTTTTTTAAAACAGATATATTTCCCTTTTTTTCTTCAACTATGCTGTCTCTACCTCTAAAACTGTTTATTTTAGACTCTTTTTTAGGTGTATTTTCCATTGTCAGATTTTTAATTTTAGTATCTTTTTCCAGCTTATTTTCAAACTCAAAAAAATTATCATAATAATTTACAAAACTGGTAAAAATTTTATTAAACCTCACATACGGATTTACTTTTACAACCTTCTTTTTCACAATTTCATTATTCAAAAAATGTGCATTTACCTCAATATATGCTGAAACACTATTTTCCAACTCAAATTGCATATTCAGAGGAACTGCCCATATATATTTATAGCCTTTTTTATTTTTATTCGCCATACAAGTACCCCCTGCATTCAAATTCGTTATAATTATTCTGAATTTCTGAGATTAAAAAGCTAACCTTGTCTTCTGAATATTCATCAAAATCCTTTATTTCTACAAATAGATTCAATTTCGGCTTTTTATCAGAATATCCCTTTTGAAAATCATTTTTCAAACTTTCATTACAGTCATAAGTATCTATATTTTTTTCAATGTTTTCTTTAAAATTAATATCTTTTAACAAAATTTTATCTTTTGTAAATTCATATTCCAAAAAATATTTTTCTAAAAATGCGCGGCTTCTAGTATTTCTATTTTTTGTTTGAATTTTATCGATAAAGCTCTTATTTCTAAAATTTGTAAAATGAAAATAGTCTTCTTGATTCTCGCTACTTTTTCCATAAAGTTCAAGAATTTTTCTACATTTTTCGATTGGCTTTACTGAAAATACATCCCAAATATCGCCTGTATTTTTCTTTGAAAGAATATTTAATTTGTTTTTTCCGCTGTAATAGCAACACAAAATATCTTCATTTTCATTATTTGATACCAAAATCTGTTCATCGCTTTCAAAATTTATTGTATATTCAAAAGATATGTCAATTTTTGTCGGACGTACAAAAATGGTGCTTATTATATTTTTCTTTTCAATATTCCAAAGCAATTCCCTATCTCTTAGAACTTTATCCTGAATTTCTTCAAAATCATAAGTAATCTCATATTTTCCATTTTGAATTTTCTCCAAAATATCCTGCGACATATCAAAACCATACTCAGCCAGTTTAATCTTATAACACCTCATAAAATGCGCCATATTAATAGTTTTCCATTTTTTTCCATTAAGTTCAAAAGAATTATACAATTTTTTTATTTCGTCAAAATATCTCTCATCTTTTACAAGCCTGACTTTAACCTCGTAATTATCTCCGTCAATGTCTATCCATCCAAAAAATTCTCTTTCCAAAACCTCATTAATCTTACGTAAATCCAAATTCAAATATACATTTTCCAAATAAATATCCTTATAATTCTCATCAATAATATCTATTTTATCAACCACAGGAAAAAACACTCCATCCATTTTAAATACATCTTCTTTTTCCACTAATACTGTTTCAACAAAAATATCTTCATATTCGGAACTCTCATTAATTTTTGCTTCTAAAAACTTATCTTTAATTTCCCGAAATCTCTCCTGCATCTCCACATTCATCTCAAAAAACATCTCTCTCAGACTTTTTCCAAGCATTTCCTTTTCAAAAATTTCATTCTCTCTATTCATAACCCCTCCAATATTTAATTATATTTTAATTTTATCATATAATTAAATTTTTTTCAAATATTTTTATTGATTTTTTAATTTTAAAAAAATATAAAATTTTAAACCTTTACATCATTGTAAAACTGCAAAAAAAATGATAAAATTATTAGAA
Proteins encoded in this window:
- a CDS encoding gamma carbonic anhydrase family protein, whose amino-acid sequence is MIYELNGIKPKILGEVFIAESAEVMGNVELNDGANIWFGAVLRGDVEKIIIGKNSNVQDNSTLHTDFRLPCIVGENVTVGHNVILHSCEIGDNVIVGMGSTVLNGTKIAPNCLIGAGSLVTHKIPYEKGVLILGSPAKIVRKLTDEEMEHIQKNADHYVKNGKLFTKTLKKENV
- the rimM gene encoding ribosome maturation factor RimM (Essential for efficient processing of 16S rRNA) — encoded protein: MENLVNIGTIVGTHHLRGSVKITSIFENIELIENERVLLEKNDKKKLLVVKNVKRLNDKKAILDFEGIENIDAAKELNGYKVKIRRDLLPERNEDDFYVKDLFGIEVFSENEKIGEIIDVMETAAHNILIIEDINTKKEIMVPLIDEFVTKIDFPNNRIEVSLIDGMRE
- a CDS encoding ribosomal-processing cysteine protease Prp, whose translation is MIRIEIQRQKNKITYFEIKGHANFSEYGEDVICAAVSSVGQMTVNGLIETLKLKKKLKFTEKDGYISCDLKNSGLTDDELKNADILVESMYLYLKEVAKSYSNFVKLKEIKI
- the rplU gene encoding 50S ribosomal protein L21 is translated as MFAVIKTGGKQYKVEVGTVLKVEKLAADVDSDIEINEVLLVGEGDNVTVGTPVVEGAKVVATVKSHGKADKKINFKYNKKTYYRKKGHRQSFTAIEIKSINA
- the rpmA gene encoding 50S ribosomal protein L27, producing MLLKLNLQLFASKKGQGSTRNGRDSNPKYLGVKKYDGEAVKAGNIIVRQRGSKFHAGTNAKLGKDYTLFALTDGYVKFEKFGNGKKRVSIYPERAEA
- a CDS encoding glycerol transporter; translation: MSSKKYQNLLIIVTSVISSILGSKVIDMYGWIPGLLTTAVIGAVIGLGGKYLFKFFNKTE
- the trmD gene encoding tRNA (guanosine(37)-N1)-methyltransferase TrmD → MKFNVLTLFPELFEQYLSQTILKRATEKDIIDFNIVNIRDYARNKHSQMDDIPFGGGAGMVLKPEAYWNFFYENYEFYNNENNENSKKPYVIFLSPQGKQLTHKKVTELSEKDAIVLISGRYEGLDQRVIDKFVDEEISIGDYVLSSGDLPSLVIMDSVIRIKEGVIKKESFETDSFYNGLLGFPQYTRPVEIDGYTVPEVLRSGNHAKIDEYRQFHSIEKTMKNRMDLFEKKLENIDEDLEFKKVYKKYLKKKDM
- a CDS encoding type II toxin-antitoxin system RelE family toxin, which encodes MKYRVLLSKYAAKKLQKMDKNTSKKIYDFLKKIDNSENPRIKGEALSHNLKGYWKYKPLKNYRIIVEIQDDKLIVLAVEIEHRSKVYLILNKLKKSFLK
- a CDS encoding SDR family NAD(P)-dependent oxidoreductase, with amino-acid sequence MNRNIFITGATSGIGKETAYAFAKNGDNVILCARNIEKLKEIKADIDRKYGTNAYIFVLDVTKYNDVVKFTKKILDDVKKVDILINNAGLALGLDKFQEYDIVDIERMIDTNIKGLLYVTRQILPSMVANNEGHIINIGSTAGIYAYAGAAVYCATKSAVKVLSDGIRIDTIDKNIKVTTVQPGIVETNFSNVRFHGNTEQAKKVYEGIEALKPEDIANIIVYIANQPKHVQISDITIMATNQATGFNIYRKNQNK
- a CDS encoding malolactic enzyme — translated: MKLGYEILNNPFLNKGTAFTKKEREEYGLLGLLPPYIQTIDEQAKQAYGQFLKKDKLIEKRHFLMEIFNTNRTLFYYLFSKHVVEFMPIVYDPVIAESIENYSELFVNPQNAAYLSVKEPENIETILRNAADNRKIRLIVVTDAEGILGIGDWGTNGVDISVGKLMVYTAAAGIDPATVLPVVIDAGTNRKELLENDLYLGNRFERVRGDEYYNFIDKFVKTAEKLFPNLYLHWEDFGRLNAANILNKYENEITTFNDDIQGTGIITLAGILGALKISGEKLTEQVYMCFGAGTAGAGIARRIFNEMVAQGLSEEEAKKRFYLVDKQGLLFEDTEGLTPEQTPFARKRSEFTNANELTTLEAAVKAVKPTILVGTSTVPKTFTKEIVQEMAKHTARPIIFPLSNPTRLAEASAKDLIEWTDGKALVATGIPSDPIELNGITYEIGQANNALIYPGLGLGIIATKSKIVNDKIISAAAHSLGGIIDTTKPGAAVLPPVSKLTEFSETVALSVGQSVLDQKLNTEPISDLKEAIKNAKWIPEYKDF